The following proteins are co-located in the Micromonospora viridifaciens genome:
- a CDS encoding N-acetylmannosamine-6-phosphate 2-epimerase has protein sequence MNRLIEQFHRRLVVSCQAYPGEPMRSPDTMRRVALAAVRGGAAGIRAQGLEDITAIRNAVDVPLIGLWKDGDDEVFITPTLDHAVAVARAGADIVALDGTSRPRPDGLTLAETIAAVHEQTGALVMADCSTLDEGITAANVGADLVSTTLAGYTAYTTKGDGPDLGLVARLAAAVDVPVVAEGRIHTPAYAAEAVQAGAWAVVVGTAITHPTTITGWFASALVEATAADAET, from the coding sequence ATGAACAGATTGATCGAGCAGTTCCATCGACGGCTGGTGGTTTCCTGCCAGGCCTACCCGGGTGAGCCGATGCGCAGCCCGGACACGATGCGTCGCGTGGCTCTCGCCGCCGTTCGAGGCGGAGCGGCCGGGATCCGCGCCCAGGGGCTCGAGGACATCACCGCGATCCGGAACGCAGTCGACGTCCCACTGATCGGTCTGTGGAAAGACGGCGACGACGAGGTCTTCATCACCCCCACGCTCGACCACGCCGTGGCCGTTGCTCGGGCCGGCGCCGACATCGTCGCGCTCGACGGCACCTCCCGACCACGGCCCGACGGCCTGACCCTCGCCGAGACGATCGCCGCCGTCCACGAGCAGACCGGTGCCCTGGTCATGGCGGACTGTTCCACCCTCGACGAGGGCATCACCGCGGCGAACGTGGGGGCAGATCTGGTCAGTACCACGCTTGCCGGTTACACGGCATATACCACCAAGGGAGACGGCCCGGACCTCGGGTTGGTCGCTCGACTCGCGGCCGCTGTCGATGTCCCAGTGGTCGCCGAGGGCCGGATTCACACCCCGGCCTACGCTGCCGAGGCCGTGCAGGCCGGCGCCTGGGCCGTGGTCGTCGGCACCGCCATCACACACCCCACCACCATCACGGGCTGGTTCGCGTCGGCTCTGGTCGAGGCGACCGCCGCAGACGCCGAGACCTGA
- a CDS encoding DoxX family protein, whose product MNNVRDLAVLVARVALGVVFIAHGWQKLTEWGLDGTAAAFDQMGVPLPTASAWFAALVELVGGAALVVGLVVPVAGLLLALDMLGAFLVVHLGNGVFVSANGFELVLALGAAALLLAAVGAGRFSLDRLIAPRLSRGAGGRAPEPAAA is encoded by the coding sequence ATGAACAACGTCCGTGACCTGGCCGTGCTCGTCGCGCGTGTCGCCCTCGGTGTCGTCTTCATCGCCCATGGGTGGCAGAAGCTCACCGAATGGGGCCTCGACGGCACGGCTGCGGCATTCGACCAGATGGGTGTCCCCCTGCCGACGGCGAGCGCCTGGTTCGCCGCGCTTGTCGAACTCGTCGGGGGTGCCGCCCTGGTGGTCGGGCTCGTGGTACCCGTGGCTGGACTGCTCCTCGCGCTCGACATGCTCGGCGCGTTCCTCGTCGTCCACCTCGGCAACGGGGTCTTCGTGAGCGCCAACGGGTTCGAGCTGGTGCTCGCGCTCGGCGCAGCGGCTCTCCTGCTCGCCGCGGTCGGCGCAGGGCGTTTCAGCCTGGACCGGCTCATCGCGCCCCGGCTGTCCCGCGGCGCGGGCGGCCGGGCGCCCGAGCCCGCTGCCGCCTGA
- a CDS encoding hemerythrin domain-containing protein has translation MTAAAQKQDVIDLLLTQHNEIKSLFAQVKAAKDGEQKQQAFQQLVRLLAVHESAEEQVVHPAARDDAGNAVVDARLREENAAKHVLSDLYELGVETPGFDAKFAEFEQAVVAHATHEEQEEFPALRRNTEPNTLRRMAGAVRAAEAVAPTRPHPTAGESPVANMLAGPPVAIFDRMRDAVRDWRQSHKD, from the coding sequence GTGACGGCCGCAGCCCAGAAACAGGACGTCATCGACCTGCTGCTCACCCAGCACAACGAGATCAAGTCGCTGTTCGCCCAGGTCAAGGCAGCCAAGGACGGCGAGCAGAAGCAGCAGGCGTTCCAGCAGCTCGTCCGGCTCCTCGCCGTGCACGAGAGCGCTGAGGAGCAGGTCGTGCACCCCGCCGCCCGAGACGACGCCGGCAACGCCGTGGTCGACGCCCGGCTGCGCGAGGAGAACGCGGCCAAGCACGTCCTGTCCGATCTGTACGAACTGGGTGTGGAGACGCCCGGGTTCGACGCCAAGTTCGCCGAGTTCGAGCAGGCGGTCGTGGCCCACGCCACCCACGAAGAGCAGGAGGAGTTCCCCGCCCTGCGCCGCAACACCGAACCGAACACCCTGCGTCGTATGGCCGGTGCCGTCCGTGCCGCGGAAGCGGTCGCACCGACCCGCCCCCACCCGACGGCCGGGGAGTCGCCGGTGGCGAACATGCTCGCCGGACCGCCCGTGGCGATCTTCGACAGGATGCGGGACGCGGTCCGCGACTGGCGGCAGTCCCACAAGGACTGA
- a CDS encoding MBL fold metallo-hydrolase: protein MRIIKYTHACVRLEHEGRVLVIDPGTWSEPAALAGADAVLVTHEHTDHVDALRLAGLGVPVHAPAEANIPRVEVTGVSSSEDFTAAGFRVRAVGGRHALVYGGQPDCVNLGYIIEEAVYHPGDSLHIPEQPIETLLVPAQGSWLKMAEAIDFVRAIRPQRAFAIHDAQVNHRGLSSINGWLSEETGTGYRYLAPGESVHG from the coding sequence GTGCGGATCATCAAATACACCCACGCCTGTGTACGGCTTGAGCACGAGGGTCGGGTGCTCGTCATCGACCCCGGCACGTGGAGCGAGCCAGCCGCTCTGGCCGGCGCGGACGCGGTGCTGGTCACTCACGAGCACACCGACCATGTCGACGCCCTTCGCCTGGCTGGGCTGGGCGTGCCGGTCCACGCCCCCGCCGAAGCGAACATTCCGCGAGTGGAGGTCACCGGCGTCTCCTCCAGCGAGGACTTCACCGCCGCCGGCTTCCGCGTACGGGCGGTCGGCGGACGGCACGCGCTCGTCTACGGCGGCCAACCGGACTGCGTCAACCTCGGCTACATCATCGAGGAGGCGGTCTACCACCCCGGTGACTCGCTGCACATCCCTGAACAGCCGATCGAGACGCTGCTGGTCCCGGCGCAAGGATCGTGGCTGAAGATGGCGGAGGCGATCGACTTCGTCAGGGCGATCAGACCGCAGCGGGCGTTCGCCATACACGACGCCCAGGTCAACCATCGCGGACTCAGCAGCATCAACGGCTGGTTGTCGGAGGAGACCGGCACCGGCTACCGGTATCTGGCGCCGGGCGAGTCGGTCCACGGGTGA
- a CDS encoding M14 family zinc carboxypeptidase, with protein sequence MRRTQRRIALFALPALVGGVLMTTAPAGADPAQPAGAAGSGRSHLEDSEAVRLVRIKLTGADMLDKVVAAGFDLEHGLRRVPSGIEGEAVVTAEQIGELEAMGVEILGDDDSFAWSEEADGGIQTLGAQAARAFSHSDTVRVVRADWFTTKGQGFLYVEARTTEGQQANPIVTMQLENDSGAGTSFGSARTMSRFVDSGQYMFHRNLFKLDTRPNQIRVTSSTGGVTTGFVSSWLENGTPPLTANPAYKWDFVDGYRTPQQLYSRAEEIARQYPDIAEIVYLPNKTNGYQRKAQATIGGTGQAAVVVSSAAWGHEGGNGITVEFVNRPGANLPLTVEVAGKAVRVLLAKDASGALSSTAAQVAAALRTQSQGLIDRAHPYRTNTGTGIVQATSGPVALTDFLDEKRAGAPEGDVPRGPATIPVLRIGKHRDGRNPGVLIQAQDHAREWVPATTSLEAAERLVHNYKSDWETKKIVDNTDVFLILSNNPDGANYSFYNFASQRRNLTNHCADDNADPARRNSWGVDLNRNYRVGSGHDGYAGGSTSCVSDTFQGPEKLSEPESKNIIWLVEKYRNIKFMMSVHSNGGQLFWQPGAYIANGRITTPRPPLGDEAFYWQAAGRILSQVKAYRQTVVTPENVGGSSDVLYSSAGNVREDLYHTYGIYAFGWEVGGSVYNPATGNWQGGSFQPPWVGTPDLVSGHSETMEYANGIMEMFRVAADWGKDNKKPTSTLVPGAGKYSGSADVRFETSEPATIYYTTDGSRPTLESPRYQATEFREPGQVFHVTETTTFNWFSVDSAGNIEQNYDPTKNDTRNNYRTATITIAK encoded by the coding sequence ATGCGACGCACGCAACGACGCATCGCGCTCTTCGCGCTGCCCGCCCTGGTGGGCGGCGTCCTCATGACGACCGCGCCGGCGGGCGCGGATCCCGCCCAGCCGGCAGGCGCCGCGGGCTCGGGGCGATCCCACCTCGAGGATTCGGAGGCGGTACGCCTCGTCCGCATCAAGCTGACCGGCGCCGACATGCTGGACAAGGTGGTCGCCGCCGGCTTCGACCTCGAGCACGGCCTCCGGCGGGTGCCGTCCGGCATCGAAGGCGAGGCGGTGGTGACCGCCGAGCAGATCGGCGAACTCGAGGCGATGGGCGTCGAGATCCTCGGTGACGACGACAGCTTCGCCTGGAGCGAGGAGGCCGACGGCGGCATCCAGACCCTCGGCGCGCAGGCTGCCCGGGCGTTCAGCCACTCCGACACGGTACGCGTCGTCCGGGCCGACTGGTTCACCACGAAGGGCCAGGGCTTCCTGTACGTCGAGGCACGGACCACCGAAGGGCAGCAGGCGAACCCGATCGTCACGATGCAGCTCGAGAACGACTCGGGTGCGGGTACGTCGTTCGGCTCCGCCCGGACGATGAGCCGGTTCGTCGACTCCGGGCAGTACATGTTCCACCGGAACCTGTTCAAGCTGGACACCCGCCCGAACCAGATCCGGGTCACGAGCTCGACCGGCGGCGTCACCACCGGCTTCGTCTCCAGCTGGCTCGAGAACGGCACGCCGCCACTGACGGCGAACCCGGCCTACAAGTGGGACTTCGTCGACGGCTACCGAACCCCGCAGCAGCTCTACAGCCGCGCCGAGGAGATCGCCCGCCAGTACCCGGACATCGCCGAGATCGTCTACCTGCCGAACAAGACGAACGGTTACCAGCGTAAGGCGCAGGCCACGATCGGCGGTACCGGGCAGGCGGCGGTCGTCGTCAGCTCGGCGGCGTGGGGCCACGAGGGTGGCAACGGCATCACCGTCGAGTTCGTGAACCGGCCGGGGGCGAACCTTCCGCTCACTGTGGAGGTGGCGGGCAAGGCGGTCCGGGTCCTTCTCGCGAAGGACGCCTCCGGTGCGCTCTCGAGTACGGCCGCCCAGGTGGCGGCGGCGCTGCGGACCCAGTCCCAGGGCCTGATCGACCGGGCGCACCCGTATCGCACCAACACGGGGACCGGCATCGTCCAGGCGACTTCCGGCCCGGTCGCGCTGACCGACTTCCTCGACGAGAAGCGTGCCGGCGCGCCGGAGGGCGACGTGCCGCGCGGCCCGGCCACGATCCCCGTCCTGCGGATCGGCAAGCACCGCGACGGCAGGAACCCGGGCGTTCTCATCCAGGCGCAGGACCACGCCCGCGAGTGGGTGCCGGCGACGACGTCGCTGGAGGCGGCCGAGCGCCTGGTGCACAACTACAAGTCCGACTGGGAGACGAAGAAGATCGTCGACAACACCGACGTCTTCCTCATCCTGTCCAACAACCCCGATGGGGCGAACTACAGCTTCTACAACTTCGCCTCGCAGCGCCGGAACCTGACGAACCACTGCGCGGACGACAACGCCGACCCGGCCCGGCGTAACTCCTGGGGTGTCGACCTGAACCGGAACTACCGGGTCGGGTCGGGCCACGACGGCTACGCGGGCGGGTCGACCAGCTGCGTCAGCGACACGTTCCAGGGGCCGGAGAAGCTGTCCGAGCCGGAGTCGAAGAACATCATCTGGCTGGTCGAGAAGTACCGGAACATCAAGTTCATGATGTCGGTGCACTCCAACGGCGGCCAGCTGTTCTGGCAGCCGGGCGCGTACATCGCGAACGGGCGGATCACCACGCCGCGCCCGCCGCTGGGTGACGAGGCGTTCTACTGGCAGGCGGCCGGCCGGATCCTGTCGCAGGTCAAGGCTTACCGGCAGACCGTCGTCACGCCGGAGAACGTCGGCGGTTCGTCCGACGTGCTCTACTCCTCCGCGGGCAACGTGCGGGAGGACCTGTACCACACGTACGGGATCTACGCCTTCGGCTGGGAGGTCGGCGGGTCGGTCTACAACCCGGCCACCGGCAACTGGCAGGGTGGCTCGTTCCAGCCGCCGTGGGTGGGGACCCCGGACCTGGTCAGCGGCCACTCCGAGACGATGGAGTACGCCAACGGGATCATGGAGATGTTCCGGGTCGCGGCGGACTGGGGCAAGGACAACAAGAAGCCGACGTCCACCCTCGTTCCCGGCGCCGGGAAGTACTCCGGCTCGGCGGATGTGCGTTTCGAGACGAGCGAGCCGGCCACCATCTACTACACGACGGACGGCAGCCGGCCCACGCTCGAGTCGCCCCGCTACCAGGCGACCGAGTTCCGTGAGCCGGGCCAGGTGTTCCACGTGACCGAAACCACCACGTTCAACTGGTTCTCGGTCGACAGCGCCGGCAACATCGAGCAGAACTACGACCCGACGAAGAACGACACGCGCAACAACTACCGCACGGCGACGATCACGATCGCCAAGTAG
- a CDS encoding RNA-guided endonuclease InsQ/TnpB family protein, producing MGGVVKRAYKYRFYPSPEQADLLNRTFGCVRVVYNRALEARTRAWAVDRRRTTYVQSSAWLTEWKRTDDLAFLNEVSSVPLQQALRHLQAAFAAFWDKRARYPRFKSKRKSRASAEFTRSAFRWRDGRLTLAKMNTPLNIVWSRPLPDGAEPSTVTVARDAAGRWFVSLLVEDPTVQPLPPVSAEVGVDAGITSLLTLSPPMPGVSDEDGKVTNPRYGQADRRKLAKAQRNLARKQKDSNNRAKARLKVARIHARIADRRRDHLHKLTTRLVRETQTVAIEDLSVRNMLRNRRLARVISDAAWSQFRNMLEYKATWYGREVIPIDRWYPSSKTCSGCGQINTTLALNDRVWTCPGCGVEHDRDINAAKNILAAGLAER from the coding sequence GTGGGTGGCGTGGTGAAGCGGGCGTACAAGTACCGCTTCTATCCGTCCCCTGAGCAGGCTGACCTGTTGAACCGGACGTTCGGGTGTGTGCGGGTGGTGTACAACCGGGCGCTGGAAGCCCGTACCCGGGCATGGGCGGTGGACCGGCGACGCACCACGTACGTGCAGTCTTCGGCGTGGCTGACCGAGTGGAAGCGCACCGATGACCTGGCGTTCCTCAACGAGGTCAGCTCGGTTCCGTTGCAGCAGGCGCTGCGGCACTTGCAGGCCGCGTTCGCGGCGTTCTGGGACAAGCGAGCCCGCTACCCGAGGTTCAAGTCCAAGCGCAAGTCGCGGGCGTCGGCGGAATTCACCCGCTCCGCGTTCCGCTGGCGTGACGGGCGGCTCACTCTGGCCAAGATGAACACCCCGCTGAACATCGTGTGGTCCCGGCCCCTGCCCGACGGGGCGGAGCCGTCCACGGTCACCGTGGCCCGGGACGCCGCGGGCCGCTGGTTCGTGTCCCTCTTGGTGGAGGACCCGACGGTGCAGCCGCTGCCGCCAGTGTCGGCGGAGGTCGGTGTGGACGCGGGCATCACCAGTCTGCTCACCCTGTCCCCCCCGATGCCCGGGGTGAGCGACGAGGACGGCAAGGTGACCAACCCGCGCTACGGGCAGGCCGACCGACGCAAGCTCGCCAAGGCGCAGCGGAACCTGGCCCGCAAACAGAAAGACTCCAACAACCGGGCCAAAGCCCGGCTCAAAGTAGCCCGGATCCACGCCCGTATCGCCGACCGGCGGCGGGACCACCTGCACAAGCTGACCACTCGACTCGTCCGCGAGACCCAAACGGTCGCGATCGAAGACCTCAGCGTACGTAACATGCTCCGCAACCGCCGCCTCGCCCGCGTCATCTCCGACGCCGCCTGGTCCCAGTTCCGCAACATGCTCGAATACAAAGCCACCTGGTACGGGCGCGAGGTGATCCCCATCGACCGCTGGTACCCATCGTCCAAAACCTGCTCTGGGTGCGGACAGATCAACACCACCCTCGCCCTCAACGACCGCGTCTGGACGTGCCCGGGTTGCGGGGTCGAGCACGACCGGGACATCAACGCCGCAAAGAACATCCTCGCCGCCGGGCTGGCGGAGAGGTAA
- the pdxY gene encoding pyridoxal kinase PdxY: MKILSIQSSVAYGHVGNSAAVFPLQRLGHEVWPVLTVHFSNHTGYGAWRGPLLAPADVAEVIAGIADRGVLGSADAVLSGYQGDPAMGAVILDAVARVKAANPDAVYCCDPVMGDAGRGMFVRPGIPEYMRDTVVPRADIITPNHFELDFLAGRTTNSITELLAAVDVVRETGPRHVLVTSVLHGDLPAGSLEVVAVSDEGAWAVTTPLLPINPNGGGDVTAALYLAHLRTTGSPAAALERTIASVFAVLEATVAAGTREIQLIAAQDAIAEPPARFSARRLR; encoded by the coding sequence GTGAAGATCCTGTCCATCCAGTCATCGGTCGCCTACGGCCACGTCGGCAACTCGGCGGCCGTCTTCCCCCTGCAGCGGCTCGGGCACGAAGTCTGGCCGGTGCTGACCGTGCACTTCTCCAACCACACCGGCTACGGCGCGTGGCGCGGACCGTTGCTGGCGCCGGCCGACGTGGCCGAGGTGATCGCGGGCATCGCGGACCGTGGAGTCCTCGGCAGCGCCGACGCGGTGCTGTCGGGCTACCAGGGCGACCCGGCGATGGGCGCGGTGATCCTCGACGCGGTGGCCAGGGTCAAGGCCGCCAACCCGGACGCGGTGTACTGCTGCGACCCGGTGATGGGCGACGCCGGCCGCGGCATGTTCGTCCGGCCCGGCATCCCGGAGTACATGCGCGACACCGTCGTCCCCCGCGCGGACATCATCACCCCGAACCACTTCGAGCTGGACTTCCTCGCCGGCCGTACGACGAACTCGATCACCGAGCTGCTGGCGGCGGTCGACGTGGTACGCGAGACGGGGCCGCGGCACGTCCTGGTCACCAGCGTGCTCCACGGCGACCTGCCGGCCGGGTCGCTGGAGGTGGTGGCCGTGTCGGACGAGGGCGCGTGGGCGGTGACCACCCCGCTGCTGCCGATCAACCCGAACGGCGGCGGCGACGTCACCGCGGCGCTGTACCTCGCGCATCTGCGGACGACAGGCTCGCCCGCGGCGGCACTGGAACGCACCATCGCCTCCGTCTTCGCCGTGCTCGAGGCGACCGTCGCGGCGGGCACCCGGGAGATCCAGCTGATCGCGGCCCAGGACGCGATCGCCGAGCCGCCGGCCCGGTTCAGCGCCCGACGGCTGCGCTGA
- a CDS encoding tetratricopeptide repeat protein, which yields MWLFKKRRQPGGLVVDPAHGDPQARALIDALAAGDWRTARDILVATTDPDSRAFLMEAVGTVDGVQDWIGEWVDAEPQSTLPVLVRGCHAVYWAWAARGGKRAEHTSQDQVREFRRRLRLAENLLDEVVARDPDDVTAWTWLVTSARGRQVGGDEARARFDEVVKRHPGHVVAHEHLLQFLCPKWFGSEEQMFALAREATAAAPDGSLLPELLAVAHIEKWLETPAEESDAYMQSDEVRADLLAAAEKSIFHPAFRPVFGWVPRASVFALGFELAHEFDAAARVFDLLGDQVSRWPWSYVGDPVTAFTRSREWVQEHVS from the coding sequence ATGTGGCTGTTCAAGAAGCGCCGGCAGCCGGGGGGCCTCGTCGTCGACCCGGCTCACGGTGACCCGCAGGCGCGGGCGCTCATCGACGCGCTGGCCGCCGGGGACTGGCGTACGGCCCGGGACATCCTCGTCGCCACGACCGATCCGGACAGCCGTGCCTTCCTGATGGAGGCCGTGGGGACGGTCGACGGCGTACAGGACTGGATCGGCGAATGGGTCGATGCGGAGCCGCAATCGACGCTTCCGGTGCTGGTCCGCGGCTGCCACGCGGTCTACTGGGCCTGGGCGGCTCGGGGCGGGAAGCGCGCCGAGCACACCAGCCAGGACCAGGTCCGGGAGTTCCGCCGCCGCCTCCGGCTCGCCGAGAACCTGCTGGACGAGGTCGTCGCCCGGGACCCGGACGACGTGACCGCCTGGACGTGGCTGGTCACGTCCGCGCGGGGCCGCCAGGTCGGCGGGGACGAGGCGCGCGCCCGGTTCGACGAGGTCGTGAAGCGGCATCCGGGGCATGTCGTCGCGCACGAGCATCTGCTGCAATTCCTGTGCCCGAAGTGGTTCGGCAGCGAGGAGCAGATGTTCGCCCTCGCCCGGGAAGCCACCGCGGCCGCACCGGACGGCAGCCTGCTGCCGGAGCTGCTGGCCGTCGCGCACATCGAGAAGTGGCTCGAGACGCCGGCGGAGGAGAGCGACGCGTACATGCAGTCCGACGAGGTGCGCGCGGACCTGCTGGCCGCGGCAGAGAAGTCGATCTTCCACCCGGCCTTCCGGCCCGTCTTCGGCTGGGTTCCGCGGGCGAGCGTCTTCGCGCTGGGTTTCGAGCTGGCCCACGAGTTCGACGCCGCGGCGCGGGTCTTCGACCTGCTGGGCGACCAGGTCAGCAGGTGGCCCTGGAGCTATGTCGGCGATCCCGTCACGGCCTTCACGAGGTCCCGCGAGTGGGTGCAGGAGCACGTCTCCTGA
- a CDS encoding NHL repeat-containing protein, with the protein MTSLAVLAAVAALAVAAGPAQAAGPPTPPPGAAAASRSPTPTGSPGTPVCQVRDHRLTEISGMVAVDTGFVVVNDSADEEQRRRIFFLDGDCSVVRTVRYPSRPRDTEDLAVDADGTLWVADIGDNDRSRQTVALWKLPPGGDRPVLHRMAYPDGPHDAEALLVAGDGRPIIVTKQGGAAGLYAPARALKPGGTVPLERVGQVSLPRTTTSNPFSFLGRAVVTGAATAPGGRRVVLRTYADAFEFDVAGDDVVAALTRGTPRIVPLPDEPQGESITYSRDGRFLLTVSETADQPPGTRPTIRRYPVPAVAPAGPPAATGAPTAAGAGESPTVAAGGDSSRERERRSLAGVVGVVGVGLLLAGLIGIARSRRGGHR; encoded by the coding sequence ATGACGTCCCTGGCGGTTCTGGCGGCTGTCGCCGCTCTGGCCGTGGCCGCCGGCCCGGCGCAGGCGGCTGGTCCGCCGACCCCGCCGCCCGGGGCCGCCGCGGCGAGCCGGTCGCCCACGCCCACCGGATCACCCGGTACGCCGGTCTGCCAGGTGCGGGACCACCGGTTGACCGAGATCTCCGGGATGGTCGCCGTCGACACCGGATTCGTCGTGGTCAACGACAGCGCCGACGAGGAGCAGCGCCGCCGGATCTTCTTCCTCGACGGCGACTGCTCGGTGGTGCGGACCGTGCGTTACCCCTCCCGCCCGAGAGACACCGAAGACCTCGCCGTCGACGCCGACGGGACGCTCTGGGTCGCCGACATCGGCGACAACGACCGCTCCCGGCAGACCGTCGCGCTGTGGAAGCTGCCACCGGGCGGTGACCGTCCCGTGCTGCACCGCATGGCGTACCCGGACGGTCCGCATGACGCCGAAGCGCTTCTCGTGGCCGGCGACGGCCGGCCGATCATCGTGACGAAGCAGGGCGGCGCCGCCGGCCTGTACGCCCCCGCCCGCGCCCTGAAGCCGGGCGGGACGGTGCCCCTGGAACGGGTCGGCCAGGTGAGCCTGCCACGCACCACCACCAGCAATCCGTTCTCCTTCCTCGGCCGGGCCGTGGTCACCGGCGCGGCCACCGCACCGGGCGGACGCCGGGTGGTGCTGCGGACCTACGCCGACGCGTTCGAATTCGACGTCGCTGGCGACGACGTCGTCGCCGCCCTGACGCGTGGGACACCGCGGATCGTGCCGCTGCCCGACGAACCACAGGGCGAGTCGATCACCTACAGCCGCGACGGGCGCTTCCTGCTCACGGTGTCCGAGACCGCCGATCAACCGCCGGGCACCAGACCCACCATCCGGCGGTATCCCGTGCCGGCGGTCGCCCCGGCCGGCCCGCCTGCGGCCACGGGCGCTCCCACCGCCGCTGGCGCGGGCGAGTCGCCCACCGTCGCTGCCGGTGGCGATTCGTCGAGAGAGCGGGAGCGGAGGTCGCTCGCCGGCGTGGTGGGCGTCGTCGGCGTGGGCCTGCTCCTCGCGGGACTGATCGGCATCGCACGGTCACGCCGTGGCGGCCACCGGTAG
- a CDS encoding SPFH domain-containing protein produces the protein MPGRTGAGLRLAGACYRRRDADDPGGEGEGDAVGLMDKLRGEFVDIVEWLDDSRDTIVWRFPRYQNEIKMGAQLVVRESQTAVFVNEGQIADAFSPGTYTLETRNLPILSTLKGWKYGFNSPFKAEVYFVNTRQFTDMKWGTQNPVIMRDAEFGVVRLRAFGAYAARVVDAQKLLRELVGTDPQFRTEEVQEYLRQLMVGRLGGALATAGVPLLDLAAHQDVIGRRLAAVLTEELAEVGIAIPKFVIENISVPPEVERALDKRTGMGAVGDLDRFTRYQAATALEEAAKNPGGGASAGMGLGMGMAVGQQLSRSMSGGAGTPAPAPVQPGGAEPPPLPNQTQWYLGVAGQRQGPFDLGGLAEQVGAGTLGPDTLVWRAGMAQWQPAGQVPELASVLASVPPPLPPQ, from the coding sequence GTGCCGGGCCGGACCGGCGCGGGGCTGCGGCTGGCGGGCGCTTGTTATCGTCGCCGCGACGCCGATGATCCCGGCGGCGAGGGGGAGGGGGACGCGGTGGGGCTGATGGACAAGCTCCGGGGCGAGTTCGTCGACATCGTGGAGTGGCTGGACGACAGCCGGGACACGATCGTCTGGCGCTTTCCCCGTTACCAGAACGAGATCAAGATGGGCGCCCAGCTCGTCGTCCGCGAGTCCCAGACGGCGGTGTTCGTCAACGAGGGGCAGATCGCCGACGCCTTCTCACCCGGCACCTACACGCTGGAGACCCGGAACCTGCCCATCCTGTCCACCCTCAAGGGCTGGAAGTACGGCTTCAACTCGCCGTTCAAGGCCGAGGTGTACTTCGTCAACACCCGGCAGTTCACCGACATGAAGTGGGGCACCCAGAACCCGGTGATCATGCGGGACGCCGAGTTCGGGGTGGTCCGGCTGCGGGCGTTCGGTGCCTACGCGGCGCGGGTGGTGGACGCGCAGAAGCTCCTGCGGGAGCTGGTCGGCACGGATCCGCAGTTCCGCACCGAGGAGGTGCAGGAGTACCTGCGCCAGCTCATGGTGGGGCGGCTCGGTGGCGCGCTGGCCACGGCGGGGGTGCCGCTGCTGGACCTGGCGGCCCACCAGGACGTGATCGGCCGGCGGTTGGCCGCCGTGCTGACCGAGGAACTGGCCGAGGTCGGCATCGCGATCCCCAAGTTCGTCATCGAGAACATCTCCGTGCCGCCGGAGGTGGAGCGGGCGCTGGACAAGCGAACCGGCATGGGCGCGGTCGGGGACCTGGACCGGTTCACCCGATACCAGGCGGCCACCGCGCTGGAGGAGGCGGCGAAGAACCCGGGCGGCGGCGCGAGCGCCGGCATGGGGCTGGGCATGGGCATGGCCGTGGGCCAGCAGCTGTCCCGGTCCATGTCGGGCGGCGCGGGGACGCCGGCTCCGGCTCCCGTCCAGCCGGGCGGCGCCGAGCCGCCGCCGTTGCCGAACCAGACGCAGTGGTACCTCGGCGTCGCCGGCCAGCGGCAGGGCCCGTTCGACCTCGGCGGGTTGGCCGAGCAGGTGGGTGCGGGCACGCTGGGCCCGGACACGCTGGTCTGGCGGGCCGGCATGGCGCAGTGGCAGCCGGCCGGGCAGGTGCCGGAGCTCGCCTCGGTGCTGGCCAGCGTCCCTCCGCCGCTGCCGCCGCAATGA